One Lactobacillus sp. CBA3606 DNA segment encodes these proteins:
- a CDS encoding sce7725 family protein, with product MTTYYPYLRGRMYDLLALKALCESQQLGPHIIPIIEPVRDSKELQQTVQVLLAAKQPFSVIANPQVSVYGLNHTKLYPLPDLTSAPFYHPSAILAADFSADFLTTTPGQTSLLIAPNYPLLKTYQRTAVLKQVAGILIPNEARLHQIAGSRSILLTDSLTFWPHVADYAQLTDDYFAPANWHQAPLGYQAFGDYSMVGSVYFDKGFPARAIAIHVIYVTPTGCLRIHHFVSASNDQRGGQKQKFFEALTKLITWAPTHLTGLNATPALAELMTYAHQPKFPGLGPIKKLMLMHHLQLMNRLLAD from the coding sequence ATGACAACTTATTATCCTTATTTGCGCGGTCGGATGTATGACTTGCTAGCTTTAAAAGCGCTATGTGAAAGCCAGCAGCTAGGCCCGCATATCATTCCCATAATTGAACCTGTTCGCGATTCCAAGGAACTCCAACAAACGGTTCAGGTCTTGTTAGCAGCGAAACAACCCTTTAGTGTCATTGCCAACCCCCAAGTGAGTGTTTACGGCTTGAATCACACTAAGTTGTATCCCTTACCAGACCTCACCAGCGCCCCATTCTATCATCCAAGCGCCATTTTAGCGGCGGATTTTAGTGCAGACTTTTTAACCACTACGCCTGGTCAGACGAGCCTCTTGATTGCGCCCAACTATCCGTTGCTCAAGACTTACCAACGAACAGCAGTTTTAAAACAAGTCGCCGGTATCTTGATTCCAAATGAAGCCCGCCTTCATCAAATAGCTGGCTCACGGTCAATTTTGTTAACTGATTCGCTCACCTTTTGGCCCCATGTCGCCGACTATGCCCAGCTAACCGATGACTATTTTGCGCCTGCTAATTGGCACCAAGCACCCCTGGGCTATCAAGCCTTTGGGGACTATTCGATGGTCGGTAGCGTTTACTTTGATAAAGGCTTTCCCGCTCGTGCAATTGCAATCCACGTGATTTACGTGACGCCGACTGGTTGCTTACGAATTCACCATTTTGTTTCCGCTAGTAATGATCAGCGGGGCGGTCAAAAGCAAAAGTTTTTCGAGGCCCTCACTAAGTTGATTACGTGGGCGCCAACCCATTTAACTGGCCTTAACGCAACGCCGGCCTTAGCTGAATTAATGACGTATGCACACCAACCTAAATTTCCCGGTCTGGGACCGATTAAAAAATTAATGTTAATGCATCACCTGCAACTGATGAATCGGTTATTAGCCGATTAG
- a CDS encoding ATP-dependent DNA helicase, which produces MATKIGIRQLVEFVLRKGDLNEIKNSQNTALAGAKIHRQLQSSRSVDYQSEVYLKKNVTMAGTDYLISGRADGIQTTDAGTLIEEIKTSDQAYDDLTDNTRDLYWGQVQVYGYLFLQDHPAIDQVTLQLTYFQVINEKITKTQRILTRAELATFFKKLITEYDYWLTLRANLRDRRNASIKSLPFPFPAYRTGQRELAVAVYKAIRLQKRLFVEAPTGTGKTISTLFPAIKALGEDTIERLFYLTAKQSTRHVAEDAVTLMSHDGLTLKSITLTAKDQIQFPEERDVPPEENPFMLGYYDRLKPALKDLLTHEDQLTRPVIETYARKHTLDPFEFSLDAALFCDVIICDYNYLFDPLVYLQRFFSESDETTFFLVDEVHNLVSRARDMYSATISDQPIAALLKLALPDKSQASDDLQQALKKVQRSFTRLNKVLLADDITSQIAIEPPEKLLKTLRTFNEFVSDWLQQQPPSERLNAVRDYFFASLTFVKIGDLYDGSYQTRLVRDGHHITVKELCLDPSDFLDQSLSLGAGAVLFSATLSPMAYYQDVLGGQANSLAYQLPSPFPPKHQAILVTQYVQTTYHERAHSEAAIIASLHALVTAKTGNYLIFFPSYGYLNQLKAAFELAYPAIQTTAQTTGMDATARITFLAQFKAEATETLVGFCVLGGIFSEGIDLRGDRLIGVAIVSVGLPGISAETNLIRDYYDHNNGNGFAYAYQLPGMNNVLQAAGRLIRSSHDTGIILLLDQRFASRRYTELFPPHWQYFQRIQSVPQLTATIANFWQTTQGDHTHEN; this is translated from the coding sequence ATGGCGACTAAAATTGGGATTCGTCAACTCGTTGAGTTCGTCCTGCGTAAAGGCGACTTGAACGAAATTAAAAATAGTCAAAACACCGCCCTCGCTGGTGCAAAGATTCATCGGCAACTGCAAAGTAGTCGATCGGTGGATTATCAAAGCGAGGTTTATCTTAAAAAAAATGTGACAATGGCGGGCACCGACTACTTAATTTCAGGTCGCGCCGATGGCATTCAGACCACGGATGCTGGTACTCTAATTGAAGAAATCAAAACTTCCGACCAAGCCTACGACGACTTAACTGATAACACTCGGGATTTATATTGGGGCCAAGTTCAAGTTTACGGCTACCTCTTCTTACAAGACCATCCAGCAATCGACCAGGTCACGTTACAACTCACTTACTTTCAAGTTATTAATGAAAAAATCACTAAAACTCAACGGATTTTGACCCGCGCTGAACTGGCAACTTTCTTTAAAAAATTGATTACCGAATACGACTATTGGCTCACCTTGCGAGCTAATTTACGTGACCGGCGCAATGCTTCCATCAAATCACTGCCCTTTCCGTTTCCAGCCTATCGGACGGGCCAACGTGAATTAGCTGTCGCCGTTTACAAGGCCATTCGCTTACAAAAGCGCCTTTTCGTCGAGGCCCCCACGGGAACCGGTAAAACTATTTCTACCTTATTTCCAGCGATTAAAGCCTTAGGTGAAGATACCATCGAACGCTTATTTTATCTAACAGCCAAGCAAAGCACCCGCCACGTTGCTGAAGATGCAGTGACCTTAATGAGCCACGATGGCTTAACGTTAAAAAGCATCACCTTAACGGCTAAAGATCAGATTCAGTTTCCAGAAGAACGAGACGTGCCGCCAGAAGAGAATCCATTCATGCTGGGCTACTATGACCGCCTAAAACCGGCCTTAAAGGATCTATTGACGCATGAAGACCAGCTAACCCGTCCTGTCATTGAGACTTATGCTCGGAAACACACGTTGGACCCGTTTGAATTTTCACTGGACGCGGCCCTATTTTGTGATGTCATTATCTGTGACTACAACTATCTATTTGATCCCTTAGTTTATTTACAACGCTTCTTCAGTGAGTCCGATGAAACCACCTTTTTCTTAGTCGATGAAGTCCATAATCTGGTTAGTCGGGCCCGTGATATGTATTCAGCGACCATCAGTGACCAACCCATCGCGGCTTTATTAAAGTTAGCCTTACCAGACAAATCCCAAGCTAGCGACGACTTACAACAGGCCTTGAAAAAAGTGCAACGGTCCTTTACTCGCCTCAACAAAGTGCTCTTAGCGGATGACATCACCTCACAAATTGCGATAGAACCACCTGAAAAATTATTAAAGACGTTGCGAACTTTCAATGAATTTGTCAGTGATTGGCTCCAACAGCAACCGCCATCCGAGCGCTTAAACGCCGTTCGTGATTATTTTTTTGCAAGTCTCACTTTTGTTAAAATCGGCGATTTATATGATGGTAGCTATCAGACACGCCTTGTCCGTGACGGGCATCATATCACGGTTAAGGAACTTTGCCTCGATCCGAGTGATTTTTTAGACCAATCGCTAAGCTTAGGTGCTGGTGCCGTCTTATTTTCAGCGACTTTATCGCCAATGGCCTACTATCAAGACGTGTTGGGCGGGCAAGCTAACAGCCTCGCCTATCAATTGCCCTCACCATTTCCGCCTAAACATCAAGCAATTCTGGTCACACAGTACGTCCAAACCACTTACCATGAACGTGCGCATAGCGAGGCCGCCATTATCGCAAGTCTGCATGCGTTGGTAACCGCTAAAACAGGCAACTATCTGATTTTCTTCCCATCTTATGGTTATCTCAATCAGCTAAAAGCCGCTTTTGAATTAGCCTACCCAGCTATCCAGACAACCGCCCAAACGACGGGCATGGATGCGACCGCTCGGATCACTTTTTTAGCCCAATTTAAAGCCGAAGCGACTGAAACATTAGTTGGCTTTTGCGTTTTGGGTGGCATCTTCTCTGAAGGCATTGACTTACGCGGCGACCGCTTAATTGGGGTCGCTATCGTTAGTGTCGGCCTGCCCGGAATAAGTGCCGAAACGAATCTGATTCGCGACTACTATGACCATAACAACGGTAACGGCTTTGCCTACGCTTATCAGCTACCCGGCATGAATAATGTGTTGCAAGCAGCGGGGCGCCTGATTCGCAGTAGCCATGATACCGGCATTATTTTGTTACTGGATCAACGTTTTGCCAGCCGGCGCTATACTGAACTATTTCCACCGCACTGGCAATATTTCCAACGGATTCAATCTGTCCCACAACTCACCGCCACGATTGCTAATTTTTGGCAAACCACTCAGGGAGACCACACACATGAAAACTAA
- a CDS encoding LysM domain-containing protein translates to MKIKNVLLSTAAAASGLFAIGATAQAATVTVKAGDTVSAIANENDTTVAAIEKANQLTNVNLIFVGQKLEVNDTTATTTPATSTTTQTQTQSTTTTTPSQNTTTHSTSTPAATTQSTTTTATNTSSNTSSSDSSAKAWIANKESGGSYGARNGQYVGKYQLSASYLNGDYSAANQERVANNYVSSRYGSWSQAKSHWLSTGWY, encoded by the coding sequence ATGAAAATTAAGAATGTTTTATTATCTACTGCAGCAGCCGCATCAGGTCTTTTTGCTATTGGCGCCACCGCTCAAGCCGCAACCGTTACGGTTAAAGCTGGTGACACCGTCTCAGCAATTGCTAACGAAAATGATACGACCGTTGCCGCCATCGAAAAAGCGAACCAATTAACTAACGTTAACTTGATCTTCGTTGGTCAAAAGCTTGAAGTCAACGATACGACTGCTACTACCACACCAGCCACAAGTACCACGACGCAAACTCAGACCCAATCAACAACAACGACCACACCTAGTCAAAACACGACTACACATAGCACTAGCACCCCAGCGGCAACTACTCAGAGTACCACGACAACTGCAACTAATACTAGCAGTAACACGAGTTCATCTGATAGTTCTGCTAAAGCTTGGATTGCCAACAAGGAATCTGGCGGTTCATACGGTGCCCGTAATGGCCAATACGTTGGTAAATACCAACTAAGCGCTTCTTACTTAAATGGTGACTACTCAGCTGCTAACCAAGAACGCGTTGCTAATAACTACGTTAGTTCACGCTATGGTTCATGGTCACAAGCTAAGTCACACTGGCTTTCAACTGGCTGGTATTAA
- a CDS encoding acetate/propionate family kinase encodes MAKVLAINAGSSTLKWKLFNLPAETVIASGMVDRLGLPNSVFEIKKADGVKYSETKPKIDVHEAAAMVLTRLKSDGILAHLSEITGVGHRIVAGGEEFKDSVIITPTTLKQIKALSEYAPLHNPTQAYYIEVFQQLLPKTVQVAVFDTSLYATMPAVNYLYSIPYDYYQKFGARKYGAHGTSHRYVAHRTAELLDKPLADLKLITLHLGSGASITAFDHGKAVDTSMGFTPLAGITMSTRSGDIDASLIPYLMRHLGITDVQDFIDILNNKSGLLGISGLSPDMRDLDETKHDRPRSELALEIFANRVVKYVGSYIAEMNGIDALVFTAGVGENSFAMRSRILKQLGYFGITVDEEKNQIHGKEQVISQAGAPVTVMVVPTNEELMIVRDVARLTHRAPMPQ; translated from the coding sequence ATGGCAAAAGTATTAGCAATTAATGCTGGTAGTTCAACTTTGAAATGGAAGTTGTTTAATTTACCAGCTGAAACGGTCATCGCTTCTGGGATGGTGGACCGGTTAGGCTTACCTAATTCAGTTTTTGAGATTAAAAAGGCGGACGGGGTGAAGTATTCAGAGACGAAACCCAAGATTGATGTTCATGAAGCCGCCGCCATGGTTTTGACACGGCTAAAGAGTGACGGCATTCTGGCACATTTGAGTGAAATTACTGGGGTCGGTCATCGAATCGTCGCCGGTGGGGAAGAATTCAAAGATTCAGTAATTATTACCCCAACGACGTTAAAACAAATTAAGGCATTATCTGAATATGCGCCGTTACACAATCCAACGCAAGCTTATTATATTGAAGTTTTTCAGCAATTATTACCAAAGACGGTCCAAGTGGCGGTCTTTGACACCTCACTATATGCGACGATGCCGGCGGTAAATTATCTCTACAGTATTCCCTATGACTATTATCAAAAATTTGGTGCGCGTAAATATGGCGCCCACGGGACTAGCCATCGCTATGTTGCCCATCGTACGGCGGAACTTTTAGACAAACCGTTAGCGGACTTGAAGTTAATCACCTTGCATTTAGGTTCCGGCGCTTCGATTACGGCTTTTGATCATGGTAAGGCGGTTGATACGTCAATGGGCTTTACGCCATTGGCAGGAATTACCATGAGCACCCGCTCTGGTGATATTGATGCGTCGTTGATTCCCTACTTAATGCGGCATTTAGGCATTACGGACGTGCAGGATTTTATTGATATTTTGAATAATAAATCCGGTTTGTTAGGGATTTCTGGCTTGTCACCGGATATGCGGGACTTGGATGAGACCAAGCATGACCGGCCACGTTCAGAACTCGCCTTGGAAATTTTTGCCAACCGCGTGGTTAAATATGTCGGCAGTTATATCGCTGAGATGAACGGTATTGATGCGTTAGTCTTTACGGCGGGGGTCGGTGAAAATTCATTTGCGATGCGGTCACGTATCTTGAAACAACTGGGTTACTTTGGGATTACGGTGGATGAAGAAAAGAATCAAATCCATGGTAAAGAACAAGTCATCAGTCAGGCCGGTGCGCCAGTTACCGTGATGGTCGTACCAACGAATGAAGAATTAATGATTGTCCGGGATGTCGCGCGGTTGACGCATCGGGCGCCCATGCCGCAGTAA
- a CDS encoding FAD-dependent oxidoreductase encodes MTTTIKTDVVVAGAGGTGLAAAHAAAEQGLQVLVLEKQAQIGGNTKISSGFFAIDSNEQRAKGLQLSKAEAVNQLTTYNHNLANGPLIHRIVDTAADTLAWLEELGMTIKLNDTAKTTQFAHRDNPYQGGAYHMYQNKPESYARIQAKLENESVQFKFGVTLTDLRQTAAGKIIGVSATDVDGTSFNVDAQATVIATGGFGGDREKVAHTMHTKALRTLGVPNMGEGLQAMVKAGAEDIDGTALIHAAQLAKSTVTQKTSAEHLAGFSHTALTQLLLTPLFWVNGAGQRFTNEDVVYDTVNWANAGWSVGGQYYFVVDQATLDSFTKNGGALEVSQAGPGADTEPGDFTALANASVAAGTAFKGATLTELAAKVGMVPATLTAAVKTYNQAVATKTDTTFSKSAASLVYPVNVGPFYAFTAQVAYLGTVGGVRVDENLCVLDQQFRPIPGLFTGGANAGGYYEGHSYPAYEGLASGFAWTSGRLAGTSAAKFIAQNTTEEA; translated from the coding sequence ATGACAACAACTATTAAAACTGATGTCGTCGTTGCTGGCGCTGGCGGGACCGGTCTGGCGGCCGCACACGCCGCTGCCGAACAGGGGCTACAAGTTCTGGTTCTAGAAAAGCAGGCGCAAATTGGTGGTAACACCAAGATTTCTAGTGGCTTTTTTGCCATTGATTCTAACGAGCAACGTGCCAAAGGCCTCCAGTTATCAAAAGCTGAAGCCGTCAATCAGTTAACTACTTATAATCACAATCTGGCTAATGGCCCCTTAATTCATCGTATCGTGGACACCGCCGCCGATACGTTAGCTTGGTTAGAAGAGCTTGGCATGACAATTAAATTAAATGATACTGCCAAGACCACTCAATTTGCCCATCGTGATAATCCCTATCAAGGTGGTGCTTACCATATGTATCAAAACAAACCTGAAAGTTATGCGCGAATTCAAGCCAAACTTGAAAATGAAAGCGTTCAATTCAAGTTTGGTGTCACCTTAACTGACTTACGTCAAACCGCCGCTGGTAAAATCATTGGCGTTTCAGCAACGGATGTGGATGGAACCTCCTTCAATGTTGACGCCCAAGCAACTGTCATCGCAACCGGTGGCTTTGGTGGCGACCGTGAAAAAGTCGCTCATACAATGCATACCAAAGCTTTACGAACTTTAGGAGTCCCAAATATGGGCGAAGGACTTCAAGCGATGGTCAAGGCGGGCGCCGAAGATATTGACGGAACCGCATTAATTCATGCCGCCCAACTAGCCAAATCAACCGTTACCCAAAAGACTTCGGCCGAACATTTGGCAGGCTTTTCACACACCGCTTTAACCCAACTCCTATTAACCCCTTTATTCTGGGTCAACGGGGCTGGACAACGCTTTACCAATGAAGATGTTGTTTATGATACGGTCAACTGGGCCAACGCTGGCTGGTCAGTCGGCGGCCAATATTACTTCGTCGTGGATCAAGCAACCCTAGATAGCTTCACCAAGAATGGTGGCGCATTAGAAGTCTCGCAAGCTGGCCCCGGTGCAGATACTGAACCCGGTGACTTCACTGCTTTAGCCAATGCTTCGGTCGCGGCTGGCACGGCCTTTAAAGGGGCCACACTCACCGAGTTAGCCGCAAAAGTTGGGATGGTCCCAGCGACATTAACTGCAGCAGTTAAAACTTATAATCAAGCGGTAGCCACCAAAACTGATACCACTTTTAGTAAATCTGCTGCTTCACTAGTTTATCCGGTTAATGTAGGACCTTTCTATGCCTTTACAGCTCAAGTCGCTTACTTAGGTACGGTCGGTGGCGTTCGCGTCGATGAGAATTTATGCGTTTTAGACCAACAATTCCGACCAATTCCTGGCTTATTTACCGGCGGCGCGAATGCCGGTGGCTATTACGAGGGTCATAGTTATCCTGCTTATGAAGGACTAGCCTCCGGATTTGCTTGGACCTCTGGCCGCTTAGCTGGCACTAGCGCGGCAAAATTCATTGCGCAAAATACCACTGAGGAGGCGTGA
- a CDS encoding glycine cleavage system protein H, translating into MPEHLPVWKTVYLWYKTDYQERHELMAYGDLWLQLKSRQRLVLGLTTTGQAELGTITAVTYAAVDQHLAAGDDLVTIIGTKATKTLTLPVSGHLKSLNQAVLTQPDLLNGKAEKKRWLIKLKAD; encoded by the coding sequence ATGCCAGAACATTTACCTGTTTGGAAGACCGTCTACTTATGGTACAAAACTGATTACCAAGAACGCCACGAACTGATGGCTTATGGCGACCTGTGGTTACAGTTAAAATCACGGCAACGATTAGTCCTCGGCCTAACGACAACTGGTCAAGCTGAACTGGGGACCATTACCGCAGTCACCTACGCTGCTGTTGACCAACACTTGGCAGCCGGCGATGACTTAGTGACGATTATTGGTACTAAGGCGACCAAAACATTAACCCTCCCCGTCAGTGGTCACTTAAAATCACTCAATCAGGCCGTTTTAACTCAGCCGGACCTATTAAACGGTAAAGCTGAAAAAAAACGTTGGTTAATCAAGCTAAAAGCTGATTAA
- a CDS encoding AraC family transcriptional regulator, producing MSQNYQSKEPIEIPGVYNHTGVKTVTPAPQQTTLLIIESLTASVCEIDQQVVPLNPQDIILVQQATQIKVSAQPGVVKCRTFTANVTFPNPLNMTVVGDNPLIHDLMNDTSTASQYVVFHQLENRLSHTYCDLLVQMDQQDADRYLDFERNQVFSLLLTELLRQHRETVSLVDSQFPVRAIRHAGRETQAGAIFTYLSRQIATVTLTQAATHFGYQANYFSRLCRTLFNESFSAVKNRIRMEMAGRMLSLTTKGITEISFELGYKNVTSFYQAFSQAQGMTPTKFRQTGREN from the coding sequence ATGAGTCAAAATTATCAAAGTAAGGAACCGATTGAAATTCCTGGAGTCTATAATCATACCGGGGTTAAGACGGTAACGCCGGCACCCCAGCAAACGACCTTATTAATTATTGAGAGCTTAACGGCCAGTGTATGTGAAATTGACCAACAAGTGGTGCCGTTAAATCCACAAGATATTATTTTAGTTCAGCAAGCGACGCAAATAAAGGTGAGCGCACAGCCGGGTGTGGTTAAATGTCGGACGTTTACGGCTAACGTGACGTTTCCCAATCCATTAAATATGACCGTGGTCGGTGATAATCCGTTAATTCATGACTTAATGAATGATACGAGCACGGCTAGTCAGTATGTCGTCTTTCATCAGCTGGAAAATCGGCTAAGTCATACTTATTGTGATTTATTAGTGCAGATGGACCAGCAAGATGCGGATCGTTACTTAGATTTTGAACGAAACCAAGTTTTTAGTTTATTATTAACTGAATTATTACGACAACATCGCGAGACGGTCTCGCTAGTCGATTCTCAGTTCCCAGTTCGAGCGATTCGGCATGCCGGTCGGGAAACACAAGCTGGCGCTATTTTTACTTATTTATCACGCCAGATTGCAACGGTGACCTTAACTCAAGCGGCTACTCATTTTGGGTATCAGGCGAATTACTTTTCGCGGCTCTGTCGCACGTTATTTAATGAATCTTTTTCGGCGGTAAAAAACCGAATTCGAATGGAAATGGCTGGTCGGATGTTAAGCTTGACGACAAAAGGGATTACAGAAATCAGTTTTGAATTGGGTTATAAGAATGTGACGAGTTTTTACCAAGCTTTTTCGCAGGCTCAAGGGATGACACCGACTAAATTTCGACAAACTGGCCGTGAAAATTAA
- a CDS encoding MFS transporter codes for MPKQNTHGWPFKLALLSLSILAMTAPSIAIANPLMAKTFTAQTTAQVEMIATLPNLGVLLLIMFSTWIAQKLGVKRTIMLGLFLYLIGGLMPVLISNYVIIILARFIMGCGIGLFNPFSVSLMYNFYQDQELADMLGYQNTAQNLGNAGFGLLLSLLVLAGWKTVFTGYLIALIPLLLFGLLVKIPTPKVTVKATRPKQTTNGHVLVLAGLMLIIFGLFMMMTIKLASFVTTQQLTTPAMASTILAVMGAASMIASAIFGKLSHYLGNYMLPVALIGIAMGFLIVATANSVTLIFVGVIIAGGFFGWVFPQGFLRVAQIAPAHSENLSTSIMLMGINLGAFLSPTLVNGAANLLGNDQPAFVLTMCGWGFVTLAVGTSLYTLIDNRRQTKLHA; via the coding sequence ATGCCTAAACAAAACACGCACGGCTGGCCTTTCAAACTCGCTTTGCTGTCACTATCCATCTTAGCAATGACCGCCCCATCAATCGCAATTGCGAATCCCTTGATGGCTAAAACTTTCACGGCCCAAACCACGGCCCAAGTTGAAATGATTGCCACTTTGCCAAATCTAGGTGTCTTGTTACTCATTATGTTTTCAACTTGGATCGCGCAAAAATTAGGGGTTAAGCGAACCATTATGTTAGGGTTGTTTTTATATCTGATTGGCGGTTTAATGCCAGTCCTAATTAGTAATTACGTCATTATTATCCTAGCTCGCTTTATCATGGGCTGTGGCATTGGATTATTCAATCCCTTCTCAGTTAGTCTGATGTATAACTTCTACCAGGATCAAGAACTAGCGGATATGCTAGGTTATCAAAATACCGCCCAAAATTTAGGCAACGCTGGGTTTGGCCTATTGCTTAGCTTACTCGTGTTAGCTGGTTGGAAAACCGTCTTCACTGGCTACTTAATTGCCCTCATTCCACTACTATTATTTGGCTTATTGGTTAAAATTCCAACACCTAAAGTAACTGTCAAGGCAACCCGACCTAAACAAACCACTAATGGGCACGTTTTAGTTCTCGCCGGACTCATGCTAATTATTTTTGGGCTGTTTATGATGATGACCATCAAATTAGCCAGCTTTGTCACCACCCAACAACTAACGACTCCTGCCATGGCATCGACTATTTTAGCCGTTATGGGGGCCGCTTCCATGATTGCCAGTGCCATCTTTGGCAAATTGAGCCACTACCTAGGTAATTATATGTTACCAGTAGCCCTAATCGGCATTGCCATGGGTTTTCTTATTGTTGCAACTGCTAATAGTGTGACCTTGATTTTTGTCGGCGTTATCATTGCCGGTGGTTTCTTTGGCTGGGTCTTTCCCCAAGGCTTTCTCCGGGTTGCTCAAATTGCCCCCGCACATTCTGAAAATTTATCAACATCCATTATGTTAATGGGGATTAATTTAGGTGCATTCTTATCACCCACCTTGGTTAACGGGGCCGCTAATCTACTCGGCAACGACCAACCGGCATTCGTTTTAACCATGTGTGGTTGGGGCTTCGTCACACTCGCAGTCGGTACCAGTCTCTATACCCTAATTGACAATCGGCGGCAAACTAAGCTTCATGCCTAA